In the genome of Nocardia sp. NBC_00416, one region contains:
- a CDS encoding winged helix-turn-helix transcriptional regulator: MFLAPTQVPSFATADLPAPVPSAEYRACPVTDIVRLLGDKWTLLVLALLARRRYHYNELHRAIEGISRRMLTRTLRSLESDGLIDRTVHPTVPPVVEYGLTPLGETLLDPLSALAGWAVDNAGDIATARRTFADAHDNQAPR, from the coding sequence ATGTTCCTGGCCCCCACCCAGGTGCCCTCCTTCGCCACGGCGGATCTCCCCGCCCCGGTACCCAGCGCGGAATACCGGGCCTGCCCGGTAACCGATATCGTCCGGCTCCTCGGCGATAAATGGACCCTGCTGGTGCTCGCGCTGCTGGCCCGGCGGCGCTACCACTACAACGAGTTGCACCGCGCGATCGAGGGCATCAGCCGCCGTATGCTGACCCGCACCCTGCGCTCCCTGGAGTCCGACGGCCTGATCGACCGCACGGTTCATCCGACCGTCCCGCCCGTCGTCGAATACGGCCTCACTCCCCTGGGCGAAACCCTGCTGGATCCGCTCTCGGCCCTGGCCGGGTGGGCCGTGGACAATGCCGGAGATATCGCCACCGCCCGCCGCACCTTCGCCGACGCCCACGACAACCAGGCCCCGCGATAG
- a CDS encoding SDR family NAD(P)-dependent oxidoreductase produces MSRTIVVSGATDGMGRAFALERLVRGDRVVAIGSNPAKGDLLQAAAGSDVDRLHFLRADLSSVAEVERVVGEIAGSHRAVDALLLFANRTLPKRRQTAEGFEHTFALYYLSRYLLSHGLVPLLERSVRPVIVSVAGVGVTKGAIDWADPQLTHGYSMVGAQLQAGRANDLLGVSFAEQHGGEIRFVLYHPGFTKSGDLSPLNFLARNVIRSLAAIAARPVSASIRPIHDFVDAPPTQPLSAIDRGRSLDLSLPTLDQGAARRLAELTADLLAARP; encoded by the coding sequence ATGTCGAGAACCATTGTTGTCAGTGGCGCTACCGATGGTATGGGGCGGGCGTTCGCGCTGGAGCGGCTCGTCCGGGGCGATCGGGTCGTGGCGATAGGCAGCAATCCGGCAAAGGGTGATTTGTTGCAGGCCGCCGCCGGGTCGGACGTGGATCGACTGCACTTCTTGCGCGCCGATCTGAGCTCGGTCGCGGAGGTGGAGCGGGTGGTCGGTGAGATCGCGGGATCCCATCGGGCCGTGGACGCCCTGCTGCTGTTCGCCAACCGGACCCTCCCGAAGCGGAGACAGACCGCGGAAGGCTTCGAGCACACCTTCGCGCTCTACTATCTGAGCCGGTATCTGCTCTCGCACGGGCTGGTGCCGCTGCTGGAACGCAGTGTGCGGCCGGTGATCGTGAGTGTGGCGGGGGTCGGCGTCACGAAAGGCGCGATCGACTGGGCGGACCCGCAGCTGACTCACGGCTACAGCATGGTTGGCGCCCAGTTGCAGGCCGGGCGCGCCAATGACCTGCTGGGGGTGTCCTTTGCCGAACAGCACGGTGGGGAGATCAGGTTCGTTCTGTACCACCCGGGGTTCACCAAGAGCGGCGATCTGTCTCCGCTGAATTTCCTCGCCAGGAATGTCATCCGGTCGCTCGCCGCGATCGCCGCGCGACCCGTGAGCGCGTCGATCCGCCCGATCCACGATTTCGTGGACGCGCCACCCACGCAACCATTGAGCGCGATCGATCGTGGCCGCTCGCTGGACTTGTCGTTGCCCACTCTCGACCAGGGCGCCGCCCGCCGCCTCGCCGAACTCACCGCGGACCTGTTGGCAGCGCGTCCCTGA